The genomic interval ACAGTGAAGAAAACAGTCAGAGCCTGAAACCATTGGAATGACTTCTACtggaaatgaaatataaaatatattggtTGCTAAAATGCCAATTGTTGTGCTGTCTGTTCTCGTTGTGGGGTACTGTGTCTGGGCAGATTCGTTATTCTGTTCCTGAAGAACTGCCACTAGGAGCCTTTGTTGGGAAAATCGCAGCCGATTTAGGTTTGGATGTAAATCAGCTGTCGGCTCGCAGTTTGCGGATAGGGCCCAGTCCTGGGAAGCAGTATTTGGAAGTAAATTTGGAGAATGGGATTTTATTTGTGAAGGAAATAATTGACAGAGAACAGCTTTGTGGATCGAACCTCGATTGCCGCTTATCGTTCGATATTTTGCTTGAAAACCCGCTGAGTCTGTACCAGGTGCAAGTCGAGATTCTCGATGTAAATGACAATACCCCCTTTTTCCCAAAAAGCCAGTTTCGCCTTGAAATCCTAGAGTTTGCAGTACCGGGAATGCGATTTCCTCTTGAACCCGCACACGATCCGGACATTGGCACTAACGCCTTGCAAACCTACCAGCTACAAGAAAACGAATATTTTGCTCTGGAAATACAAATGCGcagtgggaaggggagaaggccAGTACTGACGTTACAAAAGCCTTTGGACAGAGAAGTGATATCAACCCACAATTTAACGTTAACAGCCAAGGATGGCGGTTTGCCTCCGAGATCGAGATCGGTTCAGGTCATAGTCATAGTGAAGGATGTAAACGACAACGCGCCTGTTTTCTCTCAGTCTGTTTACAGGGTCAGTATATTGGAGTCTGCACCGAAAAGAACCCTGATAATCACATTGAACGCCATTGACCTGGACGATGGCCCCAATGGAGAGATAACATATTCTTTCGGTAGCCATATTTCAGCTGCTTCTCGTGAACTCTTTCATCTGAACTCCAAAACAGGTGAAATCAGACTCAAAGGGAACTTGGACTATGAAAAAATCCGCGCTTTTGAGATTAACATACAAGCAATGGATAAGGGTTCTGGCGCTATCCCCGAGTACTGTGATGTGTTGGTTCAAGTTGTCGATGTGAATGATAACGCGCCAGAGGTGACTTTACGGTCTTCGTCAACTGCAGTTTCCGAGGACGCTCCACTTGGAACTGTAGTAGCTCTGTTCAGTGCAGAAGATAGAGATTCCGGACAAAATGGTCATGTGGAATGTCAACTTTCTAATCAACTACCCTTTAAGCTAGATTCATCTTTAAAAAACTATTACAGAATTCTTGTACAACATCTACTAGACCGCGAAAACAACCCCAAGTATGATATTACTATAATATGTACGGATGCGGGGGAGCCTCCCCTCACTTCCAAGAAAACCATCCGGGTAGAAGTTTCAGATATAAATGACAACCCCCCAAAGTTTTCTTGCTCGCTATATACAGCAAATGTTATGGAAAACACCATTATTGGGGCTTCCATATTTTCAGTGACGGCCTTCGATCCAGATGTTGGAGAAAATGCGCAAATTAACTTTTCTATCCTGGAGTCTCAGGTTCAGAATTCCTCAATAGCCTCGTTCGTCTCAATTAATTCGGCGAGTGGTGTCATCTATGCTGAGAGAAATTTTGACTATGAGCAATTGAAATCCTTTCAGATTCAAATTCAAGTCTGGGATTCTGGGGCACCAGCACTCAGCAGTAATGCCTCAGTGAATGTTGTTATCCTTGATCAGAATGATAATGCCCCAGTGATTACACATCCTCTACCCGAATATGGGTCAACAGCAACTGAAACACTATCCAGGTTCACAGAACCAGGGTCCTTGCTTGTAAAGGTATCGGCCACTGATGCCGATTCTGGTCAGAATGCTCGACTCACTTATCAGATTTTTCAGGCCACCCATCATAATCTTTTTACTATTTCCGCAGACACTGGCGAAATCTGGACTATTCGTCGAATTTTGCGCAAGGATGCCTCTAATCAGAGGCTAGTGGTTGTGGTAAAAGATAATGGAATTCCATCACTCGCTGCCACTGTGACAATTGTATTGTCTGTGGTTGGGACTGATAGTGAAACCTTCTCCAGCGTTAGCAGTTCGCCTTCAGATCCGAGGATCACTCATGAACTGAGCCTTTCCTTGGTTATAGCCTTGGGAATAACATCTAGCatttttctcataattttaatcatCCTCGCCGTTAAAattcacagaaacagaaatggTATGGTGTACCAGCATCATTCCTTGGATATTTGTTCTTGCCTTGACTCAAGAAATTCTTTGAATGGAATTCAGAAGGCCAGTAAAAGCCTTCAGATACCACCAAACTATGTTGAAGTGTTTGGGGGCGACCCTCTCTCCCAAAGATTCCGTTACGAGTCATGTTCGACATTGCAGTCTACCAGGAGAGATTTCATCGTGCCCAGCAGGTGTAGAACTTCTGCGGACAAGAATTTTGTGCTGAACGAACCTATCgggaaagaaaatactgaaatggtGAATTCTGAAAAATACAGTATGCCCGAGGTGAGGAGGTATTAAACAGAGAAGAAAATCTTCATTAGTTTTATTTGGAAACACAAGTATTTTGTGTGCGATTAATCTATCAAGTTATATGATACAGGGGTTTTAGTTTCTGTGTCCATTCTATTTCCAAACTATTGTTCGGTTGTTTTATGGGACAGTGGCTATACAATTATATTGTATCTTGAAACAAGAATGTTCTTGATGTCTCTGAGCTCTTTAGAGGCATTTTAATCCTGTTTACTAATACTTCTCAGTTGTAGATCAGTTGATAACAGTCCTCCCAGGTGGAAAACTATTCTCCTGTTCTTCGTCAAATCTAGTGCAGTGTATTCCGTGCTCACGATGTTGTCTCCTTTAAATTAACAGATATAAATGTagattgagtgaccactttgAAGAATACTCCCAGTTAATCTGCCAGTGTGACCCTTAGTTTCCTTCACTATTCTTCACTGGCACCTTCACTATTGCAAAGAAGCTTAACATTACTCGAGCAACAAAACCATCTATTTCGTCTCTGCAGGTTTTAGCCCTCATTATTCAATATGCTGTTTAACAATTTAAACCCTttcccattatttattttgtattaaagCAGGCCGTACAATAGCATCTGCAAACATAACTCATGTTTTCTCTCTCAATAGATACTCCCTGATCTGCTGCGTatatccaacaatctcttttgtttcagatttccagagacTGGTGTCTGCTGTACTTCACAGTTCCTTCATTTTTTCTTCTTGCCAATTGACCTCATTTTTCTTGCAATATTCAAGGTTATCCAGACGTAACTTCGGCACTGCGAGTCTTTATGACATATGGACAACTTTACTTTGCTATCACAGAGATGTCCTTTAGTCTCACCATCTCCCACCCGATTTACACACCAAAATTCATGCACATAAACATGTTTTGTCCTCTCACTTTTCAACAACATAGtgcattgacccaaaacattaacactgttcacTTCTCCGCACACGTTGACTTGTCTGTTGAGCATTTTCAAAGTTTCTTTATTATtgatttaaaatttaatctaGAGATGTACACAAAAGTCTAAGCAATTGGTGCGGAAGCGATACGATTCGAGGTAACGACTTTTACATGAGTTCGTGCTTCTACACACCATTTCTTCTCTGAGGCAGGCATGATAACACCTTTACACTCTTTCGAGAAAAGGCAGCTCGGTGATCCAtggtaaatgattttaaaaaatcgggttttctggtcattatcatgttgttTGGGGGATTGGCTGTGCCCAAGCTGGCTGCTTTATTTCCTAAACTACGACAATGATAACACCTCAAAATATTGTTTGCAGAAGGCATTGGGATGTCCTTTATAAAACTTTTAATGATAGGAACTGACAGGAAATGATAGTCCTTATAGGAACGTCAAAATACAAGGGCCCTTTAAC from Pristis pectinata isolate sPriPec2 chromosome 4, sPriPec2.1.pri, whole genome shotgun sequence carries:
- the LOC127569075 gene encoding protocadherin gamma-A7-like isoform X5, with protein sequence MKYKIYWLLKCQLLCCLFSLWGTVSGQIRYSVPEELPLGAFVGKIAADLGLDVNQLSARSLRIGPSPGKQYLEVNLENGILFVKEIIDREQLCGSNLDCRLSFDILLENPLSLYQVQVEILDVNDNTPFFPKSQFRLEILEFAVPGMRFPLEPAHDPDIGTNALQTYQLQENEYFALEIQMRSGKGRRPVLTLQKPLDREVISTHNLTLTAKDGGLPPRSRSVQVIVIVKDVNDNAPVFSQSVYRVSILESAPKRTLIITLNAIDLDDGPNGEITYSFGSHISAASRELFHLNSKTGEIRLKGNLDYEKIRAFEINIQAMDKGSGAIPEYCDVLVQVVDVNDNAPEVTLRSSSTAVSEDAPLGTVVALFSAEDRDSGQNGHVECQLSNQLPFKLDSSLKNYYRILVQHLLDRENNPKYDITIICTDAGEPPLTSKKTIRVEVSDINDNPPKFSCSLYTANVMENTIIGASIFSVTAFDPDVGENAQINFSILESQVQNSSIASFVSINSASGVIYAERNFDYEQLKSFQIQIQVWDSGAPALSSNASVNVVILDQNDNAPVITHPLPEYGSTATETLSRFTEPGSLLVKVSATDADSGQNARLTYQIFQATHHNLFTISADTGEIWTIRRILRKDASNQRLVVVVKDNGIPSLAATVTIVLSVVGTDSETFSSVSSSPSDPRITHELSLSLVIALGITSSIFLIILIILAVKIHRNRNGMVYQHHSLDICSCLDSRNSLNGIQKASKSLQIPPNYVEVFGGDPLSQRFRYESCSTLQSTRRDFIVPSRCRTSADKNFVLNEPIGKENTEMVNSEKYSMPEVKQPNTDWRLSQTHRAELNSSQYLEEEGVQREIQCEVQREVQRDVQREVPRDVQCDVPRNVQRDLQRDVHCDVQHVAENDPGGPRKPMCARPPAIPAGRDGWTLPRTAPRMQLQMTLGTHVPGTLRSQYLFPREPCTPGARISNSNVEFSAFPIGSLHCPWAANQTRDHRGLTHPGSRRPELDTEACGEIPCSPSSLRLSTQRLHSRDHHHALRQVNN